Genomic segment of Rhodococcus sp. W8901:
CGGTGAGATCGACGAGCAGTCGGACCGCGTCGCCACCGGTTGGTTGCGTCTGGGTCTCGGCCACGGCGACCGCATCGCGATCGCGGCGACGAACTCACCGCACTGGATCGTCGCGCACCTCGCTGCGGCGAAGATCGGGGCGGTGCTGGTCACCCTCAACGTCGTCTACCGCGAGCGCGAGTTCACCCACATGCTCACGCAGTCGGGGGCCCGCGCCCTGATCTGCGACGCGGAGTCGAACGGATTCGAGTTCGGCCCCTTCCTCGACCAGCTGCGACCCGACATCCCGACGGTCGAGCATCTGGTCTTCCTCGGTGGTGGCGAGACCCCGGGCCGACGACGGTGGGCGGACCTCGCAGCCACCGAGCCCGAACCGGCGATGCTCGCCCGCGCCGCCGAGGCCGTCCGGCCCACGGATCCGGCGGTGATCCTCTACACCTCCGGAACGACCGGGACGCCCAAGGGCGCCACCATCACTCACGCCAGCCTGCTCGCCTCGGCCGTCGCACAGGTGGAGCGGTTCGAGCAGTCTGCGGCGGACGTGATCCTCGGTGTCATGCCGTTCAACCACGTCGGGGGTTTGACCTGCACGCTGGGCTCAACCCTTGTCACCGGGGGCGCGATCGCGCTGCTGCCGAGGTTCCATCCGGATCTGGTGGTCGACGTGATGGCGGACACCGGGGTGACGATGTTCGTCGGCGTCCCGACCATGTACAAGATGGTGCTCGGCGCGGACTCCTTTGCGGGCACGGACATGTCGAGCGTGCGCCTGTGTGTCGTCGGCGGGTCCAACCTCGAACCGGCCCTGGCGGAGCAGGTCGCGGCGAGATTCGACGGCGTCCGGATCGCGAACCTCTACGGTATGTCCGAGACCTCCGGCGCCTGTGTCATCTCGCCGCCGGGTGACTCTCTGGAGACGGTCGGCCGCAGCATCGGGATCATGACCGGCGACTTCGAGGGCCGCATCGTCGACGACCGGAACACCCCACTCTCCCCGGGGGAGGTCGGCGAGCTGCAGGTCCGCGGCGGGTGCGTAGCGGCGGGCTACTGGCAGCTGCCCGACGAGTCGGCCGCGACATTCCTCGCCGACGGCTGGCTCGCGACGGGCGACGTCGCATCGATGTCCGAGGACGGGCACGTCAGCCTGCTCGGTCGCCGCAAGGAGATGTACGTGCGCGGCGGATACAACGTCTACCCGGCGGAGATCGAGAACGTGCTGGCCGCGGACCCGACGGTGGCGCTGTGCGCGGTGATCGGGGTGCCGGACGAGACGTTCGGCGAGACCGGGTACGCCTTCGTGGTGCCCGCACCCGGTGCTGCGGTGGACCCCGAGTGGCTGATCGAACGGTGCCGGCGAACTCTGGCCAAGTACAAGGTGCCCGACCGAGTCGAGGTGGTCGACGGCCTGCCGATGACGCCGGCAGGCAAGATCCGGAAGGTCGCGCTGACGCCGCGGACCTGACCGGCCTTGTGGGCCGATCCGGGCGGTGGCAGATCGGTGTCGAACCCTGACCGGTATGCCTGACCCGGTCTGGCGAACCGGCCCCGTCCTGCCCGCAGCTCGGTTGAGAGGACCCGCGACGCGCGGATAATGGCGGCGGGAGGCACTATGACCGCCGAAACCCCGTGGACGAGCGCCTCGTCCACCGTGTCGAGGACCTGTCCACCACCGACCCGCAGTTCCGGGCCGCGGCACCCGACTTGGCCGTGACCGCCGCCGCGCGCCGCGGCGGGCTGAGATTGTCGGAGGTCGTGGCCGCGTATCTGGACGGCTACGCCGATCGTCCCGCGCTCGGCCGCCGGGCCCACACGCTCACCACGGATCCGGACTCGGGCCGCACCACCGTCGCGCTGCTGCCGCGGTTCGAGACGATCACCTACCGTGCGCTGCGAGAGCGGGCTGCCGCCCTGGCCCGTTCGTGGCAGGCGGAGTTGCCGGGCGGTGTCCGCGCGGGTGACTTCGTGGCGGTGCTGGGCTTCACAAGCATCGACTACGCGGTCATCGATCTGACCTGCATCCGGTTGGGGGCCGTGTCGGTTCCCCTGCAGTCCAGCTCGACGGCAAGGCAGCTCGCACCGATCGTCGCCGAGACGGCGCCCCGCGTGCTGGCCGCGGAACTGGACCGGGGCGCCGCGCTGCCGGCGGTTCCGGCGTTCGTCCCCGCGCAGGACGACGATCCGCTCGCGATGCTGATCTACACGTCGGGCAGCACGGGCGCCCCCAAGGGGGCGATGTACACCACCGACATGGTCACCCGCATGTGGCAGCGGTCGCGCGGTCCGGACGCGGACGTCGACGGCCGGGTGCCGGCGATCCACGTGCAGTACATGCCGCTGAGCCACGTGTTCGGGCTGGGATGGCTGGTGACCACCCTCTCGTCGGGCGGCACCGGGTACTTCGCCGCGCGCAACGCGATGTCCTCGCTGTTCGACGACATCGCGTTGGCGCGCCCCACCGCCCTGAATCTGGTTCCGCGCGTGTGCGAGATGATCTTCCAGCGCTACCGGAGAGAGCTGGACCGTCGGCCTCCCGGCGCGAGCCCCGACGCGGTGAAGTCCGACCTGCGCCGGAACGTCCTCGGCGGACGGGTGCTCACGGCCCTCTGCGGCAGCGCGCCCCTGTCGGAGGCGATGCACTCCTTCGTCGAATCGACGCTCGACGTCACGGTGAACGACGGCTATGGCTCCACCGAGACCGGCGGCGGTGTCCTGCGCAACGGCCGGATCCTGCGGCCCCCGGTGACCGACTACAAGCTCGTGGACGTCCCCGGCTACCTGACCGGCGACGAACCGTATCCGCGCGGCGAGCTGTGCGTGAAGTCCACGAACCTGATCCCGGGCTACTACAAGCACCCCGAACTGTCGGCGAGCATCTTCGACCAGGACGGCTTCTACAAGACCGGCGACATCATGGCCGAGACCGCGCCCGACCGTCTCGTCTACCTCGACCGACGCAACAACGTCATCAAGCTCTCGCAGGGCGAGTTCGTGGCGATCTCCAAGCTGGAATCCGTCTACGCCACCAGCCCGTACCTGCGGCAGATCTTCATCTACGGCAGCAGTGAACGGTCGTTCCTGCTCGCGGTGATCGTGTCGAACCCCGACACGGTCGGCGACGGGGACGCGCACACCCTGATCGCGGCCTCGCTCCAGCAGATCGCCGACGACGCCGACCTCGAGTCCTACAAGATCCCCCGCGACTTCCTGCTCGAATCCGAGCCGTTCACTCGGGACAACGGGCTGCTGTCCGGGATCGGCAAGCTGCTGCGCCCCGCCCTCGCGGACCTGTACGGGCCGCGGCTCGAAGCGATGTACGACGAGATCGCCGCAGGACAGGAAACCCGGCTCGCGGAACTGCGCGCCGCCGCCGCCGACCTGCCCACGCTCGAGGCGGTGCGCCGCGCCGCCGCCGTCACACTGGGGGTGCTGGACGCGGACATTCCCGACGGTGACGACGCCGGCTTCGCTGACCTCGGCGGAGATTCGCTGGCCGCGTTCACGTTCGCGACGACACAGTGCACGGCCGCGGCGCCACCATCGCCCGCGCGGAGGGCCTGCGCCTGGACGCGTTCATCGACGCCGCCACGTTGGCCGCCGCGCCGTCGCTGCCCGCGCCGACCGGGACGGTGGACACCGTCCTGATGACCGGGGCCAACGGGTTTCTCGGCCGCTTCCTGTGCCTCGCGTGGCTCGAGCGGCTGGCCCGCACCGGCGGGACGCTGATCTGCATCACCCGCGGCGCCGATCCGGCCGAGGCCCGGCAGCGGATCGTCGCCGCGATCGACAGCGGCGACGAGAACCTGTCCGTGCGGTTCCGCGCCCTGGCCGACGATCATCGCGAGGTGCTCGCCGGGGACGTCGGCGATCCGTACCTGGGGCTCGACCGGCCGACGTGGAGCCGACTCGCGGACTCGGTGGATCTGATCGTGCACTCCGCGGCCCTCGTCAATCACATGCTGCCCTACAGCCAACTGTTCGGCCCCAACGTGGTGGGCACCGCCGAGATCGTCAGGCTGGCGATCACTGCACGGCTCAAGCCCGTCGACTACATCTCGACGGTCGCGGTCACCGCCCTGCCCGGCGGCGGGTTCATCGGCGAGGACGTCGACGTCCGCGCCGCGAGCCCGTCCCGCGCACTCGACGCGTCGTACGCCAACGGTTACGCCACCAGCAAGTGGGCGGGCGAGGTTCTCCTGCGCGAGGCCCACGACCTGTGCGGGCTCCCGGTCACGGTGTTCCGGTCGGACATGATCCTCGCGCACAGCCGGTACGCCGGGCAGCTCAACGTGCCCGACATGTTCACCCGCCTGATGCTGAGCCTGGTGGCCACCGGGATCGCGCCGCGCTCCTTCTACCGACTGGACGCGGCGGGCCACCGGCAACGGGCCCACTACGACGGGCTGCCCGCCGATTTCACGGCCGAGGCGATCACGACCCTCGGCGCGCAGGTCACCGGCGGCTTCCGCACCTTCAACGTGCTCAACACGCACGACGACGACATCTCCCTGGACCGGTTCGTCGACTGGCTCGTCGCGTCGGGTCACCCGATCGAGCGGATCGACGACTACGACGACTGGCTCGCCCGCTTCGAGGCTGCGATCGAGTCGCTGCCCGACAACCAGCGACAGCACTCCGTACGGCCCCTGCTGAGCGCCTACGCCCACCCGGCGCCCGCGAGGCCCGAGGCGCAGCCGCCGTCCGAACAGTTCCGCGCCGCAGTGCAATCGGCGGGAATCGACGGGTTCGCGGACGTGCCGCATCTGACCGAGTCGTTGATCGACAAGTACATCGCCGATCTGCGGCGTCTCGGCCTACTCGCGGCGTCCCCGAGCCACGGGTAGCCGCCCCGACGCGCGCTCGGCCGTCACGGTCCGGGTGGCTGCACGATCCGCACGGACCGGGGCATCGCCCCGACGGTGAACCCGCATCGGCGCGCGGCGGCGGCGAACGGCTCCGGGGCGTCGTCGGCGGGCCAGTCGTCGCGCGCACCCGCCGGGCCGAACAGCGCGGCGGCGTTCGCGGACGATCCGGTGGTGAAGCGGCTCTGGTAGCGGACGCCGTCGAACTGCGCCGCGAGCGCGGTCGCCCACTGCCGGGGCACGTCGTAGGGCGTGACGGTGCACAGCTCCCGGGTGACGCCGAAATCCGCGGCGGTCTCCGCGCATGTGTCGGCCAACTGCCGCCGGGTGGGGATCCGCAGCTCCGACAGCGAACGCTCCGTTGCGAACTCGTCGGTGATCACGCCGAGCGACGCCAGCACCTCCCCCGCCGTCTCGCGGATCGCGGTGCGCTCGTCGAAGGCGACGTAGCAGGTGCCGTTCGGGTCGTCGAGGTCGAATCGGCCGCGGCCGGAGGACGCGAACCACCACGCGCCGTTGGCCGTGCGATGCCCGCGCAGCAGCCGTCGGCGGGTGGTCAGCGACCACCCGGGAAATCCGTCGAGCGACCTCGCGCCGGGCGGACCGAGCGCGACGACCTCACGGGTCATGCAGCCCACCGTTGGGCGTCGGCGCGCGCGGCGACGCGGACGGGTTCGACGGGGCCGTCGGAGACGAGCCAGTCCGCGGCGGAGCGGCCGTCCAGCGCGTCCTGCGGCGTGCACAGCCACAACGCGCATGTCCACGAGTCCGCCGCCCCGCGCAGGATCCGCCACACCTCGACGACCGCCGGATGCACGGCGCCGCCGGCGGTGAACTGCCACACCGGGTACACCCACTGGCCGTCGTCGAGCCGACAGGCGATCAGCGCGTTGGTGGCGACCTTCTTGCTCACGGCCTGACGGCTCACCCGCCACCAGCGGGTGAGACCCGAGGTGTCGTAGAACGGCCCGATGATCTGGTCGTACACGTGGCTGGTGGGCAGGGCCGCCGACATTGCGTCGGCGATCGCCTCGACGTCGGCGAACGTCTCGGCCGGGACCCCCGCCTCGGCCGCGGCCGCGAAGGTGCTGTGCACCCGCCGGGTGAGCAACTCGATCAGTTCGCGTTCCTGCTCGACCAACGACGTCACTGCCCAGTCCTCTCGCCCGTCAACCTTGTCAACCACACCCTGCCACCCGACCGTCAACCACGTCAACCAATCGGCGCGGCCGCGACGAGGCCCCTGCCACCTTCCACGTGCGTCGATTCGGTGTCGTTTCGTTGCGGTTCCCGGTTCCCCGGTCCGCAATGATTGGGAGGAGCTGACCCCACATCAGGAGGCGCTCGCGTGGCTACCGCGACACATCCGGTTCGCATCGGACTGCACATCCAGCTCCAGCACGCCGACTACGACGCCATCCGCCGAACCGTGCGTGAGGCCGAAGACCTCGGCGTCGACATCGTGTTCGACTACGACCACTTCTACCCCCCGTCCGGCGACCTGACCGGAAAGACGTTCGAATGCTGGACGACCCTCGCCGGGTGGGCCGAGACCACCGACCGGATCGAGATCGGCCCGCTCGTCACGTGCAACGCCTACCGCAATCCCGACCTCCTCGCCGACATGGCCCGCACGGTCGACCACATCAGCGACGGACGGCTCATCCTCGGCATCGGATCCGGATGGGCGCAGAAGGATTTCGACGAGTACGGCTACGCATTCGGCACGGCCGGCAGCCGCCTCGACGATCTGGCCGCCGCGCTGCTACGCATCGAACACCGCCTCGCGGTGCTCAACCCGCCCCCGGTTCGGAAGATCCCTCTGCTCATCGGCGGCGGCGGCGAGAAGAAGACGCTCCCGATGGTGGCCCGCCACGCCGACATCTGGCACGGGATCGGCGATCTGGACACCCTCGGCCGCAAGAACACCCTGCTCGACGAGTACTGCGCGGCCGCCGGCCTCGATCCTCACGAGATCGAACGCAGCGCACCCGTGTCACCACAGCTCGGTACCACACCACCACAGCTGCTCGCCCTGGGTTTCACCCTCTTCACGTGGACGATCGGCGGCCCGCACTACGACCTGAGCCCACTGCGACCGTGGCTCGACTGGCGCGACCGGCACAACCGCGCGTGATCACGCCCGACTGTCGGGCTCCGTAATCTACGGCGCATGGAGCAGCGCCAGGAGACAGGTGGACCCGACGGCAGGCAGCGGGTTTCGAGAACCGCCGCGGAGCGGCCCGAGAACAGTTCCGTCCTGTTGGTTCCCTCGCTGGTGTTCATCGCCCTGGTCGTCGCCGCGGTCGGCAGCCTCGGGGCACCGCTGATCACCAGCGTCGCCACCACGTTGCATGTCTCGCTCGCCAGCGCTCAGTGGACGCTGACCATCACCTTGTTGACGGGCGCCATCGCCACGCCCGTCCTGGGCCGCTTGGGGGCCGGCCCGCATCGCAGGGGCACCATCCTCGTCACGCTGGGGGTGGTGGTGGCGGGAAGCGTGCTCACCGCCCTTCCCCTGCCGTTCGCCTGGCTGCTCGTCGGCCGGGCCGCACAAGGTGTCGGGTTGGGGCTGACCGCGCTGATGATGGGTGTGGCCCGCGACCATCTTCCCGAAGATCGCGCGGTCTCGACGATCGCGCTGGTGTCGGTGGCGTCCACCATCGGAATCGGCGTCGGCTACCCCCTGGCCGGACTGCTCACCGAGCTCGGCGGCCTGCGCGCCGCCTACGGGCTCGGCGTGGTCGTCACCGCAGTTGCGTTCGTCGCGGCCC
This window contains:
- a CDS encoding class I adenylate-forming enzyme family protein; protein product: MDKGIDNGSTISTMLAARVATAPESTFVHFGGEAFSYGEIDEQSDRVATGWLRLGLGHGDRIAIAATNSPHWIVAHLAAAKIGAVLVTLNVVYREREFTHMLTQSGARALICDAESNGFEFGPFLDQLRPDIPTVEHLVFLGGGETPGRRRWADLAATEPEPAMLARAAEAVRPTDPAVILYTSGTTGTPKGATITHASLLASAVAQVERFEQSAADVILGVMPFNHVGGLTCTLGSTLVTGGAIALLPRFHPDLVVDVMADTGVTMFVGVPTMYKMVLGADSFAGTDMSSVRLCVVGGSNLEPALAEQVAARFDGVRIANLYGMSETSGACVISPPGDSLETVGRSIGIMTGDFEGRIVDDRNTPLSPGEVGELQVRGGCVAAGYWQLPDESAATFLADGWLATGDVASMSEDGHVSLLGRRKEMYVRGGYNVYPAEIENVLAADPTVALCAVIGVPDETFGETGYAFVVPAPGAAVDPEWLIERCRRTLAKYKVPDRVEVVDGLPMTPAGKIRKVALTPRT
- a CDS encoding AMP-binding protein; protein product: MDERLVHRVEDLSTTDPQFRAAAPDLAVTAAARRGGLRLSEVVAAYLDGYADRPALGRRAHTLTTDPDSGRTTVALLPRFETITYRALRERAAALARSWQAELPGGVRAGDFVAVLGFTSIDYAVIDLTCIRLGAVSVPLQSSSTARQLAPIVAETAPRVLAAELDRGAALPAVPAFVPAQDDDPLAMLIYTSGSTGAPKGAMYTTDMVTRMWQRSRGPDADVDGRVPAIHVQYMPLSHVFGLGWLVTTLSSGGTGYFAARNAMSSLFDDIALARPTALNLVPRVCEMIFQRYRRELDRRPPGASPDAVKSDLRRNVLGGRVLTALCGSAPLSEAMHSFVESTLDVTVNDGYGSTETGGGVLRNGRILRPPVTDYKLVDVPGYLTGDEPYPRGELCVKSTNLIPGYYKHPELSASIFDQDGFYKTGDIMAETAPDRLVYLDRRNNVIKLSQGEFVAISKLESVYATSPYLRQIFIYGSSERSFLLAVIVSNPDTVGDGDAHTLIAASLQQIADDADLESYKIPRDFLLESEPFTRDNGLLSGIGKLLRPALADLYGPRLEAMYDEIAAGQETRLAELRAAAADLPTLEAVRRAAAVTLGVLDADIPDGDDAGFADLGGDSLAAFTFATTQCTAAAPPSPARRACAWTRSSTPPRWPPRRRCPRRPGRWTPS
- a CDS encoding thioester reductase domain-containing protein, which gives rise to MTGANGFLGRFLCLAWLERLARTGGTLICITRGADPAEARQRIVAAIDSGDENLSVRFRALADDHREVLAGDVGDPYLGLDRPTWSRLADSVDLIVHSAALVNHMLPYSQLFGPNVVGTAEIVRLAITARLKPVDYISTVAVTALPGGGFIGEDVDVRAASPSRALDASYANGYATSKWAGEVLLREAHDLCGLPVTVFRSDMILAHSRYAGQLNVPDMFTRLMLSLVATGIAPRSFYRLDAAGHRQRAHYDGLPADFTAEAITTLGAQVTGGFRTFNVLNTHDDDISLDRFVDWLVASGHPIERIDDYDDWLARFEAAIESLPDNQRQHSVRPLLSAYAHPAPARPEAQPPSEQFRAAVQSAGIDGFADVPHLTESLIDKYIADLRRLGLLAASPSHG
- a CDS encoding RES family NAD+ phosphorylase, whose translation is MTREVVALGPPGARSLDGFPGWSLTTRRRLLRGHRTANGAWWFASSGRGRFDLDDPNGTCYVAFDERTAIRETAGEVLASLGVITDEFATERSLSELRIPTRRQLADTCAETAADFGVTRELCTVTPYDVPRQWATALAAQFDGVRYQSRFTTGSSANAAALFGPAGARDDWPADDAPEPFAAAARRCGFTVGAMPRSVRIVQPPGP
- a CDS encoding LLM class F420-dependent oxidoreductase, whose translation is MATATHPVRIGLHIQLQHADYDAIRRTVREAEDLGVDIVFDYDHFYPPSGDLTGKTFECWTTLAGWAETTDRIEIGPLVTCNAYRNPDLLADMARTVDHISDGRLILGIGSGWAQKDFDEYGYAFGTAGSRLDDLAAALLRIEHRLAVLNPPPVRKIPLLIGGGGEKKTLPMVARHADIWHGIGDLDTLGRKNTLLDEYCAAAGLDPHEIERSAPVSPQLGTTPPQLLALGFTLFTWTIGGPHYDLSPLRPWLDWRDRHNRA